The genomic region ATACGCGTGCGTTTGCTCCCAAATCTGCGTCATGCGCTTTAACACTGAACAAAGACAGAGAGGGCGAATTATTCTCCATCACATACGCATTATATGATTCCTGCTCAAACTGGGGTGCATGATCATTTACATCAGTGATCTTTACGTTCAAAATCTTTTTACTAAACAAAGAAGGGCTGCCGCTGTCTTTGGCTGTGATGGTAATATTATACTCAGTGATGTCTTCTCTGTCTAGCTCGGAGTCCGTGACGATACTGTAATAATTAGTCAAAGATGATTCGATTTTAAAGGGAAGGTCTCTGTCAATAAAACAAGTAATCTTTCCGTTTTCTTCAGAATCACTGTCCTGTATATTTATCATGGCCACTACGGTTCCAAGTGGGGAATTCTCAGGAATACTGTTAGAGAAAGACATAAGGGTCATTTTTGGAGTGTTATCATTTACATCTGTTACTTCCACAATCACCTCAGAAGAATCTGATAAACCACCCTGATCTTTAGCTTGAATTTTAAACTCGTGTATTGCAGACTCTTCGAAATCAAGCTCACCTATTAATCTTATTTCACCACTGGACGGATCGACAGAAAACAGGTCTCGATTTTTGGGTGTGGTGTGTTCGAAATAATATCCAATTTGTCCATTTGAGACAGTATCCGCATCGGTTGCATTAACAATAACCAGCAACGATCCCTTTGCGGCGTTTTCTGGGATAGATATTCTGTATGTGCCTTTTTGGAAAACCGGAGCATTGTCGTTTATATCTAAAACAATAACGTGTATTTTCACCGTGCCAGTGCGTTTCGGGTTGCCTCCATCTGTTGCAGTTAAAGTCAAATATAAATCTTCTTGCTTCTCTCGGTCTAAAGGCGTTTGTAAAACAAGCTCGACGTTTTTACTGCTGCCAGACCGACTTTGAGTCTTTAGTGTAAAATGGTCAGTAGGATGAATTGAATAACTTTGAATACTATTACTTAGGACATCCGGATCGACTGCGCTATCCACAGTAAATCGCGCTCCGGTTGAAGCAGACTCGCTTATTTCCAATCTAATTTCACCTCTTGGAAATGCAGGACTGTTGTCATTAACATCCAATATTTCTAAGGTGATGCGATAGAGCTCGATAGGATTTTCTAAGATGACTTCAAAGCTCAGACTGCATGCGGACACAGCACCAGCGCACAAAAGCTCCCGGTCGATTCTCTCCTTAATAATGATGTGCCCTTTCTCCCGGTCCAGCTCAACATATTCCCGGCCACCTGCTGTAAAGATCCGCGCTTTCCCCGTTGTCAGCCTTTTAAGCTCAAGACCCAGATCTTTAACTATGTCTCCGACGAATGAACCGGGTGCCATCTCCTCTGGCACGGAGTAACGGACCTGTCCGAGCGCGCCACAGAGAAAGTGTGCACAGAAAAGCAGAACACAAGACGGCCATGCAGAACGACAATCCTTCCTCCTCATGTTGATGACGAAGCTTCGATTTATCTTTCACggaaatatgaaataaaatatcCACTCGATAGCGCAGACTATCTATCGAAGTCCAATAATTAAAGTGAAATCTAAAAATGAAACAAAGCATTAATACCGCCTGTTAAATGCGTCATCCAGGGTTTGCAGTGCGCAAGGCTTTGTACTAAATCCACAGCCTAAAGTGGCACGGAAGGCGTGTATGATGCATAAAATCAGCCAGATCTACCTTATCAACCAACAGCGACGCTTAGGGTTCGATCCAAGAACTGCAAATTGCTTCTCACAAGAGATGCTTATGAAAAAGGTGGAAGTGATGGAGCAAGGTGCAAGCGGCAACATCCACTTTTACGCACATCATTGTGAAAGGCCTACAAtgggaaaaaaaactctctCTGTTTCTTTTGAAAACAAGCTGAAATAGTTGTATTTACTTTTGAACCGACAAAAGCCTATTGTAAGAAGTCAAAGGAATGCGTAAAACCCTATTCGCGCCCATACGCAATGTGTTTATTGTACACTTTGATAAATAATAGTATATTTCACAATGCTGCATGAACAAAActcatctaaaaaaataaaaataaacccaATTTCATTCCACAAACCTCACCTGATTTTGTGTATCTCTTGATATCTGTTTATGATCCTGAATGTGATGCAGTGTCTGTGTCCCACTGGTGTCCAGACTAATGATGCTCTGACTACAGGGTCGTACAATTAGATCACTTTTTCTTGAGTCGGTGGTTCCACACACCTCATAATTGTACACATGCTGTAAAGTTCCTGTGCCGCCTACGTCTGCGTAAAGAGGCGGATAATACGGAATAACTGGAAGATTCGCTCCAGATTTATAAAACATCCGCTCGCGTCTCCATCTGTAGCATTTGACTGACAGTATGGCGATGATCGACACGATAAAGAGAAACGAAACCACAGCCAAGGCCAAGACCAGATAGAAAGTCAGGTTGTCGTTGTATTCCTTGTCGTGCGTAAAGTCAGTGAACTCCGAGAGCACTTCAGGGAAGCTGTCCGCCACCGCCACGTTAACATTGACTGTAGCTGATCGAGAGGGCTGCCCGTTGTCCTCCACTACAACAGTGAGTCTTTGTTTGACAGCATCTTTATCTGTCACTTGACGAACAGTTCTTATTTCTCCATTCTGTAAGCCCACTTCAAACAGCGCCCTGTCTGTGGCTTTCTGCAGTTTATATGAGAGCCAGGCATTCTGACCAGAGTCCACATCAACAGCCACCACTTTAGTCACCAGATAACCCACATCTGCCGAACGAGGCACTATTTCAGCCACCACAGAAGCGCCTGACTGGACCGGATACAGAACCTGAGGCGCGTTGTCATTCTGGTCCTGAATGATTATTTTCACGCTCGCGTTGCTGCTGAGAGGAGGAGAGCCTCCGTCCTGCGCTTTTACGCGAATGTTAAATTCTTTCGTTTGCTCATAATCAAAAGAACGGACAGCAAGGATCTCTCCGCTCTCTGCATTCACTGAAATATAGGTGGAGGCAGAGACGCCATTCACAAGAATATCCTCTAGAAAATATGAAACGCGCGCGTTATTGCCGGAGTCTTTGTCATGCGCTTTAACAGATAAAACAGAGACTCCTGGGGAATTATTTTCCATCACATAAGCGGTGTATGACTGACGCTGAAACACAGGGGCGTTGTCATTGACATCAGAGATTTTCAGTGTCAGTGTTTTATTAGTAGAGAAAGATGGAGAGCCCTCATCAATAGCAGTTATTGTGATATTATACTCTGATATTTCTTCACGGTCTAAAAACTGCTCAGTAACTAAAGTGTAGAAATTTGAGGAAGACGATTTGATGCGAAATGGCAAATCTGAATTAACTAAGCATTTAAATCGTCCGTTTTTACCGGAGTCTATATCTTTAACGTTGAGCATCGCAATCACTGTGTCTGGGGCGGAGTCCTCTGGGATGGGACTAGAAAAAGAGATAAGGCTGATAACAGGTGCATTGTCATTAACGTCAGTCAACTCAATGAGCACTTTACTATTATCCGTGAGTCCTCCCTTATCCATGGCCTCAAGATTCAGTTCGTATTGCTTTGATCTTTCATAATCCAACAGGCCATTTACGCAAATTTGCCCAGTGTTCTGATCGATTCTAAAAAGGTCTAAATCTTTCCCAGAGCTTTGTGAAAACGAATATGTCACCTCACCATTTGCTCCTTTGTCTTTGTCTGTAGCACTTACTGTCAGCACCACTGTACCTATCGCTGCGTTTTCTGCTAAAGAAACTCTGTACACCGACTGACTGAACGCGGGTGTATTGTCGTTTGCATCAATTACCGTGACGCTTATTTTAACTGTTCCGGATTTTTGAGGGCTCCCTCCATCAAATGCCGTCAGGGTTAATTTCAGTTCTTCATCTCTCTCCCTGTCTAACGGCGATTGCAAAATCATTTCTACGTATTTTGTGCCATCATTGCGCGACAACtctttcaatgcaaaataatCAGTTGGTATGAGAGTATATCTTTGGAGAGTATTCAAGCCTACATCAGGATCGTGCGCACTGTCCAAAGAAAAACGAGCACCGGGTACGGCAAGCTCACTTATCTGAAAGTGTATCTCTTTTCTAGTAAATACAGGAGCATGATCGTTGATATCTAATATTTCTACATCAATTCTATGCAGCTCCATGGGGTTTTCTAGAATGatctgaaaatgtaaggagcAGGGAGACACTTGCGCGCACAGCTCCTCTCTATCTATCCTCTCTTTCACTACCAGCGTCCCTTTATCCACATTCAGACCGATGTACTCACGACTGTCCTCCGTAAAGATCCGCGCTCGACCAGATTTCAGCCTCTTAACATCCAAACCGAGATCCTGAACGATATTTCCCACCAGCGAGCCCTTTGTCATCTCCTCTGGAATAGAATAACGGACCTGCCCGCGCGCGACGGCCATGACAAAGACGCAGAGCACGAGAGGCTGCATTAGCCATGAAGAAATCCGCGTCGAAGATGAGTCAAAACAACAAAGAACCGACATCATCCGCATCTTCTATTCCATGAGAAGACTATCCGAGTTTTTAGAAAGGGTGTAGGCTACAATATCAGTTATATAAAAAGAAGATCCAATCGACCGTCCAACGAGCTAATGTTAGAAAGAGCCTGTGTGGAATGAAAGAGATATTCTGCAGAATGTGATGTCAGAAAGTGGAGGAGGATCTAAAAACGAGTGTTTTAATCCCGAACATACTGACCAACAGCGGCACTTAGAGCTTAAAAGATATATTGCATTGaaaaattgtttaataaataacaaatcgtaattaaaaagctataaaaataataatcataaataataaaatgccaTTTTAACGCAGATGTTgaattgaacaaaatacttaCATAAAGGGACAAAGAATGTAGTCCAAAAGCAAAGTGGGAAATATAAAACTGCAATTTGTGTAAGGTAATGATTGACATTTAAATTGGAAAgcagaaaatgtatatatttattcacTCGAGCTCACCTGATCAAAAGAACCGTCATtattcagtctctctctctgcgCATGCGTAAGTGTCTGTGTCCCACTGGTGTCCAGACTAATGATGCTCTCACTGCAAGGTCTGACGTATTTCAGATCACTCTTTCTGGAGTCAGTGGTTCTGCAAACCTCATAATTGTACACGTGCTGTAAAGTTCCTGTGCCGCCTACGTCTGCGTAAAGAGGCGGATAATACGGAATAACTGGAAGATTCGCTCCAGATTTATAAAACATCCGCTCGCGTCTCCATCTGTAGCATTTGACTGACAGTATGGCGATAATCGACACGATAAAGAGAAACGAAACCACAGCCAAGGCCAAGACCAGATAGAAAGTCAGGTTGTCGTTGTATTCCTTGTCGTGCGTAAAGTCAGTGAACTCCGAGAGCACTTCAGGGAAGCTGTCCGCCACCGCCACGTTAACATTGACTGTAGCTGATCGAGAGGGCTGCCCGTTGTCCTCCACTACAACAGTGAGTCTTTGTTTGACAGCATCTTTATCTGTGACTTGACGAACAGTTCTTATTTCTCCATTCTGTAAGCCCACTTCAAACAGCGCCCTGTCTGTGGCTTTCTGCAGTTTATATGAGAGCCAGGCATTCTGACCAGAGTCCACATCAACAGCCACCACTTTAGTCACCAGATAACCCACATCTGCCGAACGAGGCACTATTTCAGCCACCACAGAAGCGCCTGACTGGACCGGATACAGAACCTGAGGCGCGTTGTCATTCTGGTCCTGAATGATTATTTTCACGCTCGCGTTGCTGCTGAGAGGAGGAGAGCCTCCGTCCTGCGCTTTTACGCGAATGTTAAATTCTTTCGTTTGCTCATAATCAAAAGAACGGACAGCAAGGATCTCTCCGCTCTCTGCATTCACTGAAATATAGGTGGAGGCAGAGACGCCATTCACAAGAATATCCTCTAGAAAATATGAAACACGCGCGTTATTGCCGGAGTCTTTGTCATGCGCTTTAACAGATAAAACAGAGACTCCGGGGGAATTATTTTCCATCACATAAGCGGTGTATGACTGACGCTGAAACACAGGAGCATTGTCATTGACATCAGAGATTTTCAGTGTCAGTGTTTTATTAGTAGAGAAAGATGGAGAGCCCTCATCAGTAGCAGTTATTGTGATATTATACTCTGACATTTTTTCACGGTCTAAAAACTGATCGGTAATCAAACTGTAGAAATTATGTACAGATGACTTTACCTTAAAAGGCAAATCTGTGGCAATTGAACATTTAACCTGTCCGTTTCTTCCAGAATCTAAATCTTTGACATTCAGCATCGCTATCACAGTCTCCGGTGCTGCGTCCTCGGGTATTGGGTTAGAAAATGAAATCACGCTAATGACAGGGGGGTTGTCATTTACATCTGTAATGTCAATTATAACTTTACTAGAGTCAGTTAAACCACCTTTGTCTGTAGCATCTATGTTTAACTCAAACTGCCTCGCCTTCTCGAAATCCAGACCCCCCTGCACGGTAATTTCACCTGTATTCGCGTCAATGTGGAATAAATCAAGGGCTTTTCCTGAACTGCGTGAAAAAGAATATGTGATCTCACCGTTTGCACCTTGGTCATTATCAGTGGCGCTTACCTTGATTACTACAGCACCATTCGGTGAATTTTCAAGTAAAGAAACACGGTACACAGGCAGACTGAAAACAGGGGCGTTATCGTTTGCGTCTAGGACCGTGACGCTTATCCTGACAGTGCCAGTTCTCTGCGGATTGCCGCCATCAAATGCTGTAAGGGTTAACTTGTGTTCCTGCTGAGTCTCTCTGTCTAATGTTAATTTAAGAA from Pseudorasbora parva isolate DD20220531a chromosome 11, ASM2467924v1, whole genome shotgun sequence harbors:
- the LOC137092613 gene encoding protocadherin gamma-A4-like isoform X23 — its product is MELHRIDVEILDINDHAPVFTRKEIHFQISELAVPGARFSLDSAHDPDVGLNTLQRYTLIPTDYFALKELSRNDGTKYVEMILQSPLDRERDEELKLTLTAFDGGSPQKSGTVKISVTVIDANDNTPAFSQSVYRVSLAENAAIGTVVLTVSATDKDKGANGEVTYSFSQSSGKDLDLFRIDQNTGQICVNGLLDYERSKQYELNLEAMDKGGLTDNSKVLIELTDVNDNAPVISLISFSSPIPEDSAPDTVIAMLNVKDIDSGKNGRFKCLVNSDLPFRIKSSSSNFYTLVTEQFLDREEISEYNITITAIDEGSPSFSTNKTLTLKISDVNDNAPVFQRQSYTAYVMENNSPGVSVLSVKAHDKDSGNNARVSYFLEDILVNGVSASTYISVNAESGEILAVRSFDYEQTKEFNIRVKAQDGGSPPLSSNASVKIIIQDQNDNAPQVLYPVQSGASVVAEIVPRSADVGYLVTKVVAVDVDSGQNAWLSYKLQKATDRALFEVGLQNGEIRTVRQVTDKDAVKQRLTVVVEDNGQPSRSATVNVNVAVADSFPEVLSEFTDFTHDKEYNDNLTFYLVLALAVVSFLFIVSIIAILSVKCYRWRRERMFYKSGANLPVIPYYPPLYADVGGTGTLQHVYNYEVCGTTDSRKSDLIVRPCSQSIISLDTSGTQTLHHIQDHKQISRDTQNQQKPPNADWRFTQNQRPGPSGAAATPEVAVGTGPWPNPPTEAEQLQALMAAANEVSEATNTLAPGTMGLSTRYSPQFTLQHVPDYRQNVYIPGSTATLTSNQQQPQQALPPPQAVAASQPEPPKAAQTPASKKKSTKKEKK
- the LOC137092613 gene encoding protocadherin gamma-A11-like isoform X2, producing MWMMSVLCCFDASSTRISSWLMQPLVLCVFVMAVARGQVRYSIPEEMTKGSLVGNIVQDLGLDVKRLKSGRARIFTEDSREYIGLNVDKGTLVVKERIDREELCAQVSPCSLHFQIILENPMELHRIDVEILDINDHAPVFARKEIDFQISESALPGARFSLDSAQDPDTGTNALKSYTLNPTDHFDLKVLSRNDGSKYVEMVLKLTLDRETQQEHKLTLTAFDGGNPQRTGTVRISVTVLDANDNAPVFSLPVYRVSLLENSPNGAVVIKVSATDNDQGANGEITYSFSRSSGKALDLFHIDANTGEITVQGGLDFEKARQFELNIDATDKGGLTDSSKVIIDITDVNDNPPVISVISFSNPIPEDAAPETVIAMLNVKDLDSGRNGQVKCSIATDLPFKVKSSVHNFYSLITDQFLDREKMSEYNITITATDEGSPSFSTNKTLTLKISDVNDNAPVFQRQSYTAYVMENNSPGVSVLSVKAHDKDSGNNARVSYFLEDILVNGVSASTYISVNAESGEILAVRSFDYEQTKEFNIRVKAQDGGSPPLSSNASVKIIIQDQNDNAPQVLYPVQSGASVVAEIVPRSADVGYLVTKVVAVDVDSGQNAWLSYKLQKATDRALFEVGLQNGEIRTVRQVTDKDAVKQRLTVVVEDNGQPSRSATVNVNVAVADSFPEVLSEFTDFTHDKEYNDNLTFYLVLALAVVSFLFIVSIIAILSVKCYRWRRERMFYKSGANLPVIPYYPPLYADVGGTGTLQHVYNYEVCRTTDSRKSDLKYVRPCSESIISLDTSGTQTLTHAQRERLNNDGSFDQQKPPNADWRFTQNQRPGPSGAAATPEVAVGTGPWPNPPTEAEQLQALMAAANEVSEATNTLAPGTMGLSTRYSPQFTLQHVPDYRQNVYIPGSTATLTSNQQQPQQALPPPQAVAASQPEPPKAAQTPASKKKSTKKEKK
- the LOC137092613 gene encoding protocadherin gamma-A12-like isoform X8; translation: MRRKDCRSAWPSCVLLFCAHFLCGALGQVRYSVPEEMAPGSFVGDIVKDLGLELKRLTTGKARIFTAGGREYVELDREKGHIIIKERIDRELLCAGAVSACSLSFEVILENPIELYRITLEILDVNDNSPAFPRGEIRLEISESASTGARFTVDSAVDPDVLSNSIQSYSIHPTDHFTLKTQSRSGSSKNVELVLQTPLDREKQEDLYLTLTATDGGNPKRTGTVKIHVIVLDINDNAPVFQKGTYRISIPENAAKGSLLVIVNATDADTVSNGQIGYYFEHTTPKNRDLFSVDPSSGEIRLIGELDFEESAIHEFKIQAKDQGGLSDSSEVIVEVTDVNDNTPKMTLMSFSNSIPENSPLGTVVAMINIQDSDSEENGKITCFIDRDLPFKIESSLTNYYSIVTDSELDREDITEYNITITAKDSGSPSLFSKKILNVKITDVNDHAPQFEQESYNAYVMENNSPSLSLFSVKAHDADLGANARVSYLISDNDLNGTPISSFVAINSDSGTIYATKSFDYEQLKSFTITVKAQDGGSPPLSSNASVKIIIQDQNDNAPQVLYPLQSGASVVAEIVPRSADVGYLVTKVVAVDVDSGQNAWLSYKLQKATDRALFEVGLQNGEIRTVRQVTDKDAVKQRLTVVVEDNGQPSRSATVNVNVAVADSFPEVLSEFTDFTHDKEYNENLTFYLVLALAVVSFLFIVSIIAILSVKCYRWRRERMFYKSGANLPVIPYYPPLYADVGGTGTLQHVYNYEVCGTTDSRKSDLKFLRPSSQSVLSVDLSGTRTVPKQNRNTEEPDVSAEQKPPNADWRFTQNQRPGPSGAAATPEVAVGTGPWPNPPTEAEQLQALMAAANEVSEATNTLAPGTMGLSTRYSPQFTLQHVPDYRQNVYIPGSTATLTSNQQQPQQALPPPQAVAASQPEPPKAAQTPASKKKSTKKEKK